A single window of Paenibacillus sp. FSL H8-0537 DNA harbors:
- the rplA gene encoding 50S ribosomal protein L1 codes for MAKHGKKYVEASKLIDSEATYESLEAIELVKKAATAKFDESVEVAVRLGVDPRKQDQAVRGVVVLPHGTGKTKRVLVFAKGDKAKEAEAAGADFVGDADMINKIQQGWFDFDVCVATPDMMAEVGKLGRILGGKGLMPNPKAGTVTFDVSKAVQEIKAGKIEYRLDKAGQIHAPIGKVSFDAEKLDANLRALVEALVRAKPAAAKGVYLKNIAVSSTMGPGARVSAASYR; via the coding sequence ATGGCTAAACATGGCAAGAAGTATGTAGAAGCTTCCAAGCTGATTGATAGCGAAGCGACTTACGAGTCGTTAGAAGCGATTGAGCTTGTGAAAAAAGCAGCAACAGCTAAATTCGACGAATCCGTTGAAGTTGCTGTACGTCTGGGTGTAGACCCACGTAAACAAGACCAAGCAGTGCGCGGCGTCGTTGTACTTCCGCACGGTACTGGTAAAACTAAGCGCGTCCTCGTATTCGCAAAAGGCGATAAAGCGAAGGAAGCGGAAGCTGCTGGCGCTGATTTTGTCGGCGATGCAGACATGATTAACAAAATCCAACAAGGCTGGTTCGATTTCGACGTTTGCGTAGCAACGCCGGATATGATGGCTGAAGTTGGTAAACTTGGTCGTATTCTCGGTGGTAAGGGCCTCATGCCTAACCCTAAAGCCGGCACAGTAACGTTTGACGTTTCTAAAGCCGTGCAAGAGATTAAAGCCGGTAAAATTGAATACCGTCTGGATAAAGCTGGTCAAATCCACGCTCCAATCGGTAAAGTATCCTTTGATGCTGAAAAGCTTGATGCTAACCTTCGCGCTCTTGTAGAAGCTTTGGTTCGTGCTAAACCAGCTGCAGCTAAAGGTGTATACTTGAAAAACATCGCCGTTTCCTCGACAATGGGCCCTGGCGCTCGCGTCTCCGCTGCTAGCTACCGCTAA